The following proteins are co-located in the Frigidibacter mobilis genome:
- a CDS encoding GNAT family N-acetyltransferase, which produces MSYQLRRGFDSARRAEAAALYWQAFGGKLGRVMGPEARALAYIAQVMRPDHAFSALSADGTVIGIAGFRSPYGSFVGGGSAELRGAYGRAGGTLRAGLLALLTRDIDNERFLVDGICVRADCRGQGIGRALLEALCNEGRARGYTQVRLDVVGENIRARALYERAGFTAAGQSRSRLTGVLFGFQTVTIMVRPL; this is translated from the coding sequence ATGAGCTACCAGCTCCGCCGGGGCTTTGATTCTGCCCGCCGGGCCGAGGCGGCGGCGCTCTACTGGCAGGCCTTTGGGGGCAAGCTGGGGCGCGTGATGGGCCCCGAGGCGCGGGCGCTGGCCTATATTGCGCAGGTGATGCGGCCCGATCACGCCTTTTCTGCCCTCTCGGCCGATGGCACCGTGATCGGCATCGCCGGGTTCCGCTCGCCCTATGGCAGCTTCGTTGGGGGTGGGTCCGCGGAACTGCGCGGCGCCTATGGCCGGGCAGGGGGCACCTTGCGCGCGGGCCTGCTGGCGCTGCTGACTCGTGACATCGACAATGAGCGCTTTCTGGTCGACGGGATCTGCGTACGGGCCGACTGTCGCGGGCAGGGGATCGGCCGGGCGCTGCTGGAAGCGCTGTGCAACGAGGGCCGCGCCCGCGGCTATACGCAGGTGCGCCTCGATGTGGTGGGCGAGAATATACGCGCCCGGGCGCTCTATGAACGTGCGGGCTTTACCGCCGCCGGGCAGTCGCGCAGCCGCCTTACCGGGGTGTTGTTCGGCTTTCAGACCGTGACGATCATGGTTCGGCCGCTATAG
- the gpmI gene encoding 2,3-bisphosphoglycerate-independent phosphoglycerate mutase, which yields MTRPKPVVLCILDGWGQRAEPEGNAPLLAETPTFDAIMAGCPHSTLVTHGPDVGLPTGQMGNSEVGHTNIGAGRVVAMDLGQIDLAIEDGSFAVNPALLDFAGRLKASGGTAHLMGVVSDGGVHGHILHVLAAVRALAALGVPVALHAITDGRDVAPSSAAGFMADLLAGMPAGARVATVIGRYWAMDRDNRWERVERAYAAMVRGAGESAQDAATAVAEAYARGETDEFIAPTVIGGYAGAKDGDGVFCLNFRADRAREILSALGAPGFAGFDTGARPAWAGLLGMVDYSAAHDAFMTACYPKQAIANTLGEWVAKQGLTQFRLAETEKYPHVTFFLNGGRELPEPGEDRYMAKSPKVATYDLQPEMSAEEVTEHFVGAIDQGFDLIVVNYANPDMVGHTGSLPAAMAACEAVDRGLARVLAALKQAGGAMLLTADHGNCEMMIDPVTGGPHTAHTTNPVPVALIGGPAGVSLRPGRLADLAPTLLDLMGLPLPPEMTGQTLILR from the coding sequence ATGACCCGTCCGAAACCCGTTGTGCTGTGCATTCTTGACGGCTGGGGCCAGCGGGCAGAGCCCGAGGGCAATGCGCCGCTGCTGGCCGAGACCCCGACCTTCGATGCGATCATGGCAGGGTGTCCGCATTCGACGCTGGTCACCCACGGGCCGGATGTGGGCCTGCCGACCGGGCAGATGGGCAATTCCGAGGTGGGCCACACCAATATCGGCGCGGGCCGGGTGGTGGCGATGGATCTGGGGCAGATCGACCTGGCCATCGAGGATGGCAGCTTTGCGGTGAACCCGGCGCTGCTGGACTTTGCCGGGCGGCTGAAGGCCAGCGGCGGCACGGCGCATCTGATGGGCGTGGTGTCGGATGGCGGGGTGCATGGCCATATCCTGCATGTGCTGGCGGCGGTGCGGGCGCTGGCGGCGCTTGGCGTGCCGGTGGCGCTGCACGCGATCACCGACGGGCGCGACGTGGCGCCGTCGTCGGCCGCGGGGTTCATGGCCGACCTGCTGGCGGGGATGCCGGCGGGCGCGCGGGTGGCGACGGTGATCGGCCGTTACTGGGCGATGGACCGCGACAACCGCTGGGAGCGGGTGGAGCGGGCCTATGCCGCGATGGTGCGCGGAGCCGGCGAGAGCGCGCAGGATGCGGCCACTGCGGTGGCCGAGGCCTATGCGCGGGGCGAGACGGACGAGTTCATCGCGCCCACGGTGATCGGCGGCTATGCCGGGGCGAAGGATGGCGACGGGGTCTTCTGCCTCAACTTCCGGGCCGACCGCGCGCGGGAGATCCTCTCGGCCCTCGGCGCGCCGGGCTTTGCCGGGTTCGACACCGGCGCGCGCCCGGCCTGGGCGGGGCTGCTGGGGATGGTGGACTATTCGGCCGCCCACGATGCCTTCATGACCGCCTGCTACCCCAAGCAGGCCATCGCCAATACGCTGGGGGAATGGGTGGCCAAGCAGGGGCTGACCCAGTTCCGGCTGGCCGAGACCGAGAAATACCCCCATGTCACCTTCTTCCTGAACGGCGGGCGCGAGCTGCCGGAGCCGGGCGAGGACCGCTACATGGCAAAATCGCCGAAGGTGGCCACCTATGACCTGCAGCCCGAGATGTCGGCCGAGGAAGTGACCGAGCATTTCGTGGGGGCCATCGACCAGGGGTTCGATCTGATCGTGGTGAACTATGCCAACCCCGATATGGTGGGCCATACCGGCAGCCTGCCTGCCGCGATGGCGGCCTGCGAGGCGGTGGACCGGGGGCTGGCACGGGTGCTCGCGGCGCTGAAGCAGGCGGGCGGGGCGATGCTGCTGACCGCCGATCACGGCAATTGCGAGATGATGATCGACCCGGTGACCGGCGGGCCGCACACCGCGCATACCACGAACCCGGTGCCGGTGGCGCTGATCGGCGGGCCGGCGGGGGTGTCGCTGCGACCGGGGCGGCTGGCGGATCTTGCGCCGACGCTGCTGGACCTGATGGGCCTGCCGCTGCCGCCCGAGATGACCGGCCAAACGTTGATCCTGCGTTGA
- a CDS encoding AzlD domain-containing protein: MTTVETWAVILLLGVGTFVLRFSFLGMIGGRPMPEWVLRHLRYTPVAVLPALVAPAVVWPAATGGETDPARLLAAFATVAIGLATRNALWSILGGALTLYGALWLLG; the protein is encoded by the coding sequence ATGACCACGGTCGAGACCTGGGCGGTCATCCTCTTGCTGGGCGTCGGCACTTTCGTGCTACGCTTTTCGTTCCTGGGAATGATCGGGGGCCGGCCGATGCCGGAATGGGTGCTTCGCCACCTGCGCTATACCCCGGTGGCGGTGCTGCCGGCGCTGGTCGCCCCCGCTGTCGTCTGGCCTGCCGCGACCGGCGGCGAGACGGACCCGGCGCGGCTGCTGGCGGCCTTTGCCACCGTGGCGATCGGGCTGGCCACGCGCAATGCGCTGTGGTCGATCCTGGGCGGCGCGCTCACGCTCTATGGCGCGCTCTGGCTGCTTGGCTGA
- the rsfS gene encoding ribosome silencing factor: MSALSQDVSSDVVLDRVLASLDDDKAEDVVSIDLRGRSSVADHMVICSGRSSRQVGAIAEKLVDRMKTEFGRVCKIEGKDQGDWVLIDVGDVVVHVFRPEVRDFYQLEKMWLPSNAAEFGLRQS; encoded by the coding sequence ATGAGCGCGCTGTCCCAAGATGTGTCGAGCGATGTCGTGCTCGACCGCGTTCTGGCTTCCCTCGACGATGACAAGGCTGAAGATGTGGTGTCGATCGACCTGCGCGGCCGCTCGTCCGTTGCCGATCACATGGTGATCTGCTCGGGCCGTTCGTCGCGGCAGGTGGGCGCCATCGCCGAAAAGCTGGTCGACCGGATGAAGACCGAGTTCGGGCGCGTGTGCAAGATCGAGGGCAAGGATCAGGGCGATTGGGTGCTGATCGACGTGGGCGATGTCGTCGTCCATGTGTTCCGCCCCGAAGTGCGCGACTTCTACCAGCTGGAAAAGATGTGGCTGCCGTCGAACGCAGCCGAATTCGGCCTGCGCCAGTCCTAG
- a CDS encoding MBL fold metallo-hydrolase — translation MIAAPGIRYPWDTAPEPGQAVRVAEGVLWMRLPLPMRLDHVNCFALDDGDGWTLVDTGFDSKRSREEWLAIMAGPLSGRPVRRLIATHYHPDHIGLAGWFQARGAELVTTRTSWLMARMMVLDEQSLPLPETVAFWRGAGMEPEMLARRGAERPFNFCDVVHPLPLGYRRIREGETIRIGGRTWIIRCGDGHAPEHATFWSLDDDLVLGGDQLLPSISANLGVYATEPLADPVADWMASCARFATHAEERHLVLPGHKLPFTGLPLRLRQMVENHEGALDRLMAHLEVPRTAAGCFLPLFKREIGGAEHGMALVEAVAHLNHLLHKGAVRRSRDADGVWWWQRASG, via the coding sequence GTGATCGCAGCGCCCGGCATCCGCTACCCTTGGGATACCGCGCCCGAACCCGGGCAGGCGGTGCGGGTGGCAGAGGGGGTGCTGTGGATGCGGCTGCCGCTGCCGATGCGGCTCGACCATGTCAACTGCTTCGCGCTGGACGATGGCGACGGCTGGACGCTGGTCGATACCGGCTTTGACAGCAAGCGCAGCCGCGAGGAATGGCTGGCGATCATGGCGGGCCCCCTGTCCGGGCGCCCGGTGCGGCGGCTGATCGCCACGCATTATCACCCCGACCATATCGGCCTTGCCGGCTGGTTTCAGGCCCGCGGGGCCGAGCTTGTGACCACCCGCACCAGCTGGCTGATGGCGCGGATGATGGTGCTGGATGAACAGTCGCTGCCCCTGCCGGAAACAGTTGCCTTCTGGCGCGGCGCGGGAATGGAGCCGGAGATGCTGGCGCGGCGGGGGGCGGAGCGGCCCTTCAACTTCTGCGATGTGGTGCATCCGCTGCCGCTTGGCTACCGTCGCATCCGCGAGGGGGAGACGATCCGCATCGGTGGGCGAACCTGGATCATCCGTTGCGGCGATGGCCACGCCCCTGAACATGCGACGTTCTGGAGCCTCGATGACGATCTGGTGCTGGGGGGCGATCAGTTGCTGCCCTCGATCTCGGCCAATCTCGGGGTCTACGCGACCGAGCCGCTGGCCGATCCGGTGGCCGACTGGATGGCATCCTGCGCGCGCTTTGCCACCCATGCCGAGGAACGGCATCTGGTGCTGCCCGGCCACAAGCTGCCCTTCACCGGCCTGCCGCTGCGGCTGCGCCAGATGGTCGAGAACCACGAGGGCGCGCTGGACCGGCTGATGGCGCATCTGGAGGTGCCGCGCACCGCGGCCGGCTGCTTCCTGCCACTGTTCAAGCGCGAGATCGGCGGGGCCGAGCATGGCATGGCGCTGGTCGAGGCGGTGGCGCACCTGAACCACCTGCTGCACAAGGGTGCCGTCAGGCGCAGCCGCGACGCGGATGGCGTGTGGTGGTGGCAAAGGGCCTCGGGCTGA
- the mobA gene encoding molybdenum cofactor guanylyltransferase MobA, translated as MMKTASSPVAGLVLAGGLSSRMGQDKALLALAGRPLIVHVLDRLAPQVGLVSASFNGDAAALAHLGLPLLQDAAPGRPGPLAGVLAGLDWAAGLGLDWLATVPVDTPFVPRDLVARLSSASRPGGGPVLSASGSGLHPAAALWPVRLREDLRQALEQGQRRVAGWALDQGAVTVQFAHEPGSDPFVNLNTPADLAAAEALLRGTGA; from the coding sequence ATGATGAAGACGGCAAGCAGTCCCGTTGCCGGGCTTGTGCTGGCGGGTGGGCTATCTTCACGCATGGGGCAGGACAAGGCGCTGCTGGCACTGGCGGGGCGGCCGCTGATCGTGCATGTGCTGGACCGGTTGGCGCCGCAGGTGGGCCTGGTTTCGGCGTCCTTCAACGGCGACGCTGCCGCGCTGGCGCATCTTGGCCTGCCGCTGCTGCAAGATGCGGCGCCAGGCCGCCCGGGGCCGCTGGCCGGGGTGCTGGCAGGGCTGGACTGGGCGGCGGGGCTGGGGCTGGACTGGCTGGCGACGGTGCCAGTGGATACGCCCTTCGTGCCGCGCGATCTGGTGGCGCGGCTGTCTTCTGCCTCGCGGCCGGGAGGCGGGCCCGTACTGTCGGCCAGTGGCAGCGGCCTGCACCCTGCGGCGGCGCTGTGGCCGGTGCGACTGCGCGAGGATCTGCGGCAGGCGCTGGAGCAGGGCCAGCGCCGGGTGGCCGGCTGGGCGCTGGATCAGGGTGCGGTGACGGTTCAGTTCGCGCATGAGCCGGGTAGCGACCCGTTCGTGAACCTCAACACCCCTGCCGACCTTGCCGCCGCCGAAGCGCTGCTGCGGGGGACTGGGGCATGA
- a CDS encoding acyl-CoA dehydrogenase, with the protein MPYRSPVGEFRFILDQVVPLAPVAATERFAEATGETVDAILTEAGRMCDEVLAPLQRNGDLHPARLENGVLRSSPGFAEGYAAIAEGGWVGLAAPQEFGGMGLPQALNMAVNDMMSGACLALQLNPLLTQGQIEALEHHASDELKALYLPKLISGEWSGTMNLTEPQAGSDVGAVRSKADPNGDGTYAITGQKIFISWGDSDVTANVCHLVLARLPDAAPGTRGISLFMVPKYIPDADGAPGARNSLKVVSLEHKMGLHGSPTCVMAFEGATGWMVGGEAKGMAAMFTMMNNARLAVGVQGIGVAEAAYQKALDYALDRKQMGAIIEHADVRRMLAGMKADIFAARSIALACAVALDMGRATGEPEWQARAALLTPIAKAFGTDVGMAVSETGVQIHGGMGFVEETGAAQFYRDVRVTAIYEGTNGIQAMDLVGRKMMDGGEAAFRLLQEVEDAANMARAARPELADLAEQVWTAAETLREATEWLVRQEVQDRFAGAVPYLRAFARVLGAHFHLKAALAEAEAGPRAALARIYVTRLLPQFAAALDEARQGAEGLYALSAEDLAA; encoded by the coding sequence ATGCCTTACCGGTCCCCCGTCGGCGAATTCCGTTTCATCCTCGATCAGGTGGTGCCGCTGGCCCCCGTTGCCGCGACCGAGCGCTTTGCCGAGGCGACGGGCGAGACGGTCGACGCGATCCTGACCGAAGCAGGCCGCATGTGCGACGAGGTCCTGGCGCCGCTGCAGCGCAATGGCGATCTGCACCCGGCCCGGCTGGAAAACGGCGTGCTGCGCTCTTCCCCCGGCTTTGCCGAGGGCTATGCCGCGATTGCGGAAGGCGGATGGGTCGGCCTCGCCGCCCCGCAGGAATTCGGCGGCATGGGCCTGCCGCAGGCGCTGAACATGGCGGTGAACGACATGATGTCAGGCGCCTGCCTGGCGTTGCAGCTGAACCCGCTGCTGACCCAGGGCCAGATCGAGGCGCTGGAGCATCATGCCAGCGACGAGCTGAAGGCGTTGTATCTGCCCAAGCTGATCTCGGGCGAGTGGTCGGGCACGATGAACCTGACCGAACCGCAGGCCGGATCCGACGTGGGCGCGGTGCGCAGCAAGGCAGACCCCAACGGCGACGGCACCTATGCGATCACCGGGCAGAAGATCTTCATCAGCTGGGGCGACAGCGACGTGACCGCGAATGTCTGCCATCTGGTCTTGGCGCGGCTGCCCGATGCCGCGCCGGGCACCCGCGGGATCAGCCTGTTCATGGTGCCGAAGTACATCCCCGATGCGGATGGCGCCCCCGGCGCGCGCAACAGCCTCAAGGTCGTCAGCCTCGAGCACAAGATGGGCCTGCACGGCTCGCCGACCTGCGTGATGGCCTTCGAGGGTGCGACCGGCTGGATGGTCGGCGGCGAGGCGAAGGGCATGGCGGCGATGTTCACCATGATGAACAATGCCCGGCTGGCGGTGGGCGTGCAGGGCATCGGCGTGGCCGAAGCGGCCTATCAGAAGGCGCTGGACTATGCGCTGGACCGCAAGCAGATGGGCGCGATCATCGAGCATGCCGATGTGCGGCGGATGCTGGCCGGAATGAAGGCCGATATCTTTGCCGCGCGGTCCATCGCGCTGGCCTGCGCCGTGGCGCTGGACATGGGCCGCGCCACGGGCGAGCCGGAATGGCAGGCCCGCGCCGCGCTGCTGACCCCGATCGCCAAGGCGTTCGGCACCGATGTCGGCATGGCGGTGTCGGAAACCGGGGTGCAGATCCACGGCGGCATGGGCTTTGTCGAGGAGACGGGCGCCGCGCAGTTCTACCGTGACGTGCGGGTGACGGCGATCTACGAGGGCACCAACGGCATCCAGGCGATGGATCTTGTGGGCCGCAAGATGATGGATGGCGGCGAAGCGGCGTTCCGGCTGCTGCAAGAGGTCGAGGATGCCGCCAATATGGCCCGTGCCGCCCGTCCCGAACTTGCCGATCTGGCCGAGCAGGTCTGGACGGCGGCCGAAACGCTGCGCGAGGCGACCGAATGGCTGGTCCGCCAGGAGGTGCAGGACCGCTTTGCCGGCGCCGTGCCCTATCTGCGCGCCTTCGCGCGGGTTCTTGGCGCGCATTTCCACCTGAAGGCGGCGCTGGCCGAGGCGGAGGCGGGCCCGCGCGCGGCGCTGGCGCGGATCTACGTTACCCGGCTGCTGCCGCAGTTTGCCGCGGCGCTGGACGAGGCCAGGCAGGGCGCCGAGGGTCTTTACGCGCTGTCGGCCGAGGATCTGGCCGCGTGA
- a CDS encoding aa3-type cytochrome c oxidase subunit IV encodes MAEHKPGSMDITVQEKTFAGFIRFAMWGAGLSIAFLIFLALTNS; translated from the coding sequence ATGGCCGAACACAAGCCCGGAAGCATGGATATCACGGTTCAGGAAAAGACCTTCGCGGGCTTCATCCGCTTTGCGATGTGGGGCGCGGGCCTGTCGATCGCCTTTCTGATCTTCCTCGCCCTCACCAATTCCTGA
- a CDS encoding L-threonylcarbamoyladenylate synthase, which yields MPKHTRLLPSTPEGLTEAAQLLAAGELVAFPTETVYGLGGDARSDIACARIFAAKGRPQFNPLIVHVPDLAAAREFAQIDEEAERLAAAFWPGPLTLVLPLRTDAGLSPLVTADLGTVAVRVPAHPLAQDLLRVFGGPLAAPSANPSGKVSPTRAAHVMAGLAGRIAAVVDGGDCAVGVESTILGLAGAPVLLRPGGLPAEALEACLGAPLATGGDAAKPSAPGQLASHYAPGAALRLAVTAPEEGEVWLGFGPGCAGAALTLSEAGDLVEAAANLFHLLREADALAGPGGHIAVAPVPERGLGRAINDRLRRAAAPRP from the coding sequence ATGCCCAAGCACACCCGCCTTTTGCCTAGCACCCCCGAAGGCCTGACCGAGGCCGCGCAGCTGCTGGCCGCGGGCGAGCTTGTCGCCTTCCCGACCGAGACGGTCTACGGGCTTGGCGGCGATGCACGGTCGGACATCGCCTGCGCCCGGATCTTTGCGGCGAAGGGGCGGCCACAGTTCAACCCCCTGATCGTGCATGTGCCGGACCTGGCCGCGGCGCGGGAGTTTGCGCAGATCGACGAGGAAGCCGAACGGCTGGCCGCGGCGTTCTGGCCGGGGCCGCTGACACTGGTGCTGCCGCTGCGCACGGATGCGGGCCTGTCGCCACTGGTGACGGCGGACCTCGGCACGGTGGCGGTGCGGGTGCCGGCGCATCCGCTGGCGCAGGACCTGCTGCGCGTCTTCGGCGGGCCGCTGGCCGCACCCTCGGCCAACCCCTCGGGCAAGGTCAGCCCGACACGGGCGGCGCATGTGATGGCGGGGCTGGCCGGGCGCATCGCGGCGGTGGTCGATGGCGGCGACTGCGCGGTGGGGGTGGAGAGCACGATCCTGGGCCTTGCGGGCGCTCCTGTGCTGCTACGCCCCGGCGGGCTGCCGGCGGAGGCGCTGGAGGCTTGCCTTGGTGCGCCGCTGGCGACAGGCGGCGACGCGGCCAAACCCTCGGCGCCCGGCCAGCTTGCCTCGCATTACGCGCCCGGCGCGGCGCTGAGGCTGGCGGTGACCGCGCCGGAGGAAGGCGAAGTCTGGCTGGGCTTCGGGCCGGGTTGCGCGGGCGCCGCGCTGACCCTGTCGGAGGCCGGCGATCTTGTCGAGGCGGCGGCAAACCTGTTCCACCTGCTGCGCGAGGCGGATGCGCTGGCCGGGCCGGGCGGCCACATCGCCGTGGCGCCGGTGCCCGAAAGGGGACTGGGGCGGGCGATCAATGACCGGCTGCGGCGCGCGGCGGCGCCCCGGCCTTAA
- the leuC gene encoding 3-isopropylmalate dehydratase large subunit: MTTPTQAAPRTLYDKIWDAHVVDTSEDGTCLLYIDRHLVHEVTSPQAFEGLRMTGRTVRAPEKTIAVPDHNVPTTEGRDIHIDNEESRIQVDALDRNARDFKINYYPVSDIRQGIVHIVGPEQGWTLPGMTVVCGDSHTATHGAFGALAHGIGTSEVEHVLATQTLIQKKSKNMKVEITGRLRPGVTAKDITLSVIGETGTAGGTGYVIEYCGEAIRALSMEGRMTVCNMAIEGGARAGLIAPDETTFAYVMGRPHAPKGAQWEAALAWWKTLYTDEGAHFDKVVTLRGEDIAPVVTWGTSPEDVLPITATVPAPESFAGGKVEAAQRALDYMGLTAGQKLTDIKIDTVFIGSCTNGRIEDLRAAAAILKGRKIAPGLRGMVVPGSGLVRAQAEEEGLAQIFLDAGFEWRLAGCSMCLAMNPDQLAPGERCAATSNRNFEGRQGRGGRTHLMSPAMAAAAAITGHLTDVRELMAEPAEAI, encoded by the coding sequence ATGACCACACCCACCCAAGCCGCGCCCAGGACCTTGTATGACAAGATCTGGGATGCCCATGTCGTCGACACGTCCGAGGACGGCACCTGCCTTCTGTATATCGACCGGCATCTGGTGCATGAGGTGACCAGCCCGCAGGCCTTCGAAGGCCTGCGCATGACCGGCCGCACCGTCCGCGCCCCGGAAAAGACCATCGCGGTGCCCGACCACAACGTGCCCACCACCGAAGGCCGCGACATCCATATCGACAACGAAGAATCGCGGATCCAGGTCGATGCGCTCGACAGGAACGCCCGCGACTTCAAGATCAACTACTACCCGGTCTCCGACATCCGGCAGGGCATCGTGCATATCGTCGGCCCCGAACAGGGCTGGACGCTGCCGGGGATGACGGTGGTCTGCGGCGATTCGCACACCGCCACCCACGGCGCCTTCGGCGCGCTGGCGCATGGCATCGGCACCTCCGAGGTGGAACATGTGCTGGCCACCCAGACGCTGATCCAGAAGAAATCGAAGAACATGAAGGTCGAGATCACCGGCCGCCTGCGCCCCGGTGTCACCGCCAAGGACATCACCCTGTCGGTCATCGGCGAAACCGGCACCGCCGGCGGCACCGGCTATGTCATCGAATATTGCGGCGAGGCGATCCGCGCGCTGTCGATGGAAGGCCGGATGACCGTGTGCAACATGGCCATCGAGGGCGGTGCCCGCGCCGGGCTGATCGCGCCGGACGAGACCACCTTCGCCTATGTGATGGGCCGCCCGCACGCGCCCAAGGGCGCCCAGTGGGAAGCCGCGCTCGCCTGGTGGAAGACCCTCTACACCGATGAGGGCGCGCATTTCGACAAGGTCGTCACCCTGCGCGGCGAGGATATCGCCCCCGTCGTCACCTGGGGCACCTCGCCCGAGGATGTGCTGCCGATCACCGCAACCGTGCCCGCCCCCGAAAGCTTTGCCGGCGGCAAGGTCGAGGCAGCACAGCGGGCGCTGGACTACATGGGCCTGACCGCCGGCCAGAAGCTGACCGACATCAAGATCGACACGGTGTTCATCGGGTCCTGCACCAACGGCCGGATCGAGGATCTGCGCGCCGCCGCCGCCATCCTGAAGGGCAGGAAGATCGCCCCAGGCCTGCGCGGCATGGTGGTGCCGGGCTCGGGCCTCGTGCGCGCCCAGGCAGAGGAGGAGGGTCTGGCGCAGATCTTCCTCGATGCCGGGTTCGAATGGCGTCTGGCGGGCTGCTCGATGTGCCTGGCGATGAACCCCGACCAGCTTGCCCCCGGCGAGCGCTGCGCGGCGACCTCCAACCGCAACTTCGAGGGCCGCCAGGGCCGCGGCGGGCGCACCCATCTGATGAGCCCGGCAATGGCCGCGGCGGCGGCAATCACCGGCCACCTGACCGATGTGCGCGAGTTGATGGCCGAACCGGCCGAAGCGATCTGA
- a CDS encoding AzlC family ABC transporter permease — MTASPPRSAFWRGFREGLPFVLVIAPFGLLFGVVATEAGLNLAETMAMTVLVIAGASQFAAVQMMADNAPALVVVVTALAVNLRMAMYSAALTPHLGRAPVWQRALIAYTLVDQCYALAAQEYELRPQQSTAQKVAYFFGASLAVCPWWYGMTLIGATLGEAIPPSFALDFAVPITFLAMIAPMLRTLAHLAAALVSVSVALMLAWMPHNTGLLVAGLVAMAAGAQTELWQARRRATQ, encoded by the coding sequence ATGACCGCCTCCCCCCCTCGATCCGCCTTCTGGCGCGGCTTCCGCGAAGGGCTGCCCTTCGTGTTGGTCATCGCCCCCTTTGGTCTGCTGTTCGGCGTCGTCGCCACCGAGGCGGGGCTCAACCTTGCCGAGACGATGGCGATGACCGTGCTGGTCATCGCCGGCGCCTCGCAATTCGCCGCGGTACAGATGATGGCCGACAATGCGCCCGCGCTGGTGGTGGTGGTGACCGCGTTGGCGGTGAACCTGCGGATGGCGATGTATTCGGCGGCGTTGACCCCGCATCTGGGCCGCGCCCCGGTCTGGCAGCGGGCGCTGATCGCCTACACGCTGGTGGACCAGTGCTATGCGCTGGCTGCGCAGGAATACGAGCTGCGGCCCCAGCAAAGCACTGCGCAGAAGGTGGCGTATTTCTTCGGTGCCTCGCTGGCGGTCTGCCCCTGGTGGTACGGGATGACGCTGATCGGCGCCACGCTTGGAGAAGCGATCCCGCCGTCGTTCGCGCTGGATTTCGCGGTACCGATCACCTTTCTGGCGATGATCGCGCCGATGCTGCGCACGCTGGCGCATCTGGCCGCGGCGCTGGTCTCGGTCAGCGTGGCGCTGATGCTGGCCTGGATGCCACACAATACCGGACTGCTGGTCGCCGGGCTGGTGGCGATGGCGGCGGGTGCACAAACCGAACTTTGGCAGGCACGGCGGAGGGCAACGCAATGA
- the leuD gene encoding 3-isopropylmalate dehydratase small subunit — MDKFTTLTGIAAPMPLVNIDTDMIIPKQFLKTIKRSGLGVNLFDEMRYNQDGTEKPDFVLNQPAYRNAEIIVAGDNFGCGSSREHAPWALLDFGIRCVISTSFADIFFSNCFKNGILPVVLPQEAVDALMDDAKKGANARITVDLESQTVTGSDGTSYAFEVDAFKKHCLINGLDDIGLTLEKVTAIDSFEGQAAQSRPWV; from the coding sequence ATGGACAAGTTCACCACCCTCACCGGCATCGCGGCGCCCATGCCGCTTGTCAACATCGACACCGACATGATTATTCCCAAGCAGTTCCTGAAGACCATCAAGCGGTCCGGCCTGGGCGTGAACCTGTTCGACGAGATGCGCTACAACCAGGACGGCACCGAAAAGCCGGACTTCGTCCTGAACCAGCCCGCCTATCGCAACGCCGAGATCATCGTCGCCGGCGACAACTTCGGCTGCGGCTCCTCGCGTGAGCACGCGCCCTGGGCGCTGCTGGATTTCGGTATCCGCTGCGTGATCTCGACCTCTTTCGCGGATATTTTCTTCAGCAACTGCTTCAAGAACGGGATTCTGCCCGTGGTGCTGCCGCAAGAAGCCGTGGACGCGCTGATGGATGACGCCAAGAAAGGTGCCAATGCCCGGATCACGGTCGACCTGGAAAGCCAGACCGTCACCGGATCGGATGGAACCAGCTATGCGTTCGAGGTTGACGCGTTCAAGAAACACTGCCTTATCAACGGGTTGGACGATATCGGCCTGACGCTTGAAAAGGTCACTGCCATTGACAGCTTTGAAGGCCAAGCGGCGCAGTCGCGGCCCTGGGTCTGA
- the rlmH gene encoding 23S rRNA (pseudouridine(1915)-N(3))-methyltransferase RlmH — MRVHLCAVGRIRSGPERALVDDYLKRFDRSGRALGLGPVAEHELEDKRGGGREAEAELLARAVPAGALLAVLDERGRVMSSPEFAAVLGGWRDAGRSDVAFVIGGADGIAPALRARADFALSFGQMVWPHMLVRVMLAEQLYRAASILAGAPYHRE, encoded by the coding sequence ATGCGCGTGCATCTGTGCGCGGTGGGCCGGATCAGGTCCGGCCCCGAGCGTGCGCTTGTCGATGACTATCTGAAGCGTTTCGACCGCAGCGGGCGGGCCCTTGGCCTTGGCCCGGTGGCGGAGCATGAGCTGGAGGACAAGCGCGGCGGCGGGCGCGAGGCGGAAGCCGAGCTGCTGGCGCGGGCGGTGCCGGCGGGGGCGCTGCTGGCGGTGCTGGATGAACGCGGGCGGGTGATGTCCTCGCCCGAGTTCGCGGCGGTGCTGGGGGGCTGGCGCGATGCGGGGCGTTCGGACGTGGCCTTCGTCATCGGCGGGGCGGACGGGATCGCACCGGCCCTGCGCGCGCGGGCGGATTTCGCGCTGTCCTTCGGGCAGATGGTCTGGCCGCATATGCTGGTGCGGGTGATGCTGGCGGAACAGTTGTACCGGGCCGCGTCGATCCTGGCGGGGGCGCCATATCACCGGGAATAG